In one window of Rhinoderma darwinii isolate aRhiDar2 unplaced genomic scaffold, aRhiDar2.hap1 Scaffold_853, whole genome shotgun sequence DNA:
- the LOC142731687 gene encoding DNA damage-regulated autophagy modulator protein 1-like → MEINGLGFFTIFLAFWCVAWLSGSYTLTVINSHAPPLMYISETGNFFPENILFRIGFIGMAIASLGLTFLHYKYIMLHAEAFGDRQALVQKILLAIGWSSCVGTAMMATFSTYYYPITHRINACIAFGFGSLYNLWQSILLYKLSESRNFISHFRLASCIMAVTLVVSFIGNKVSVYTHLCAGDQCVKISEMTSKIIEWSMLVLILVNVLSYYQNMQSLSITITWKSFTISKSEKNHL, encoded by the exons atggaaatcaatggactgggattcttcaccatcttcttggccttttggtgtgtggcctggctctctggtagctacacactgactgttatcaacagccatgcccccccactgatgtacatcag tgaaacgggaaatttctttcccgaaaatatcctgtttagaataggattcataggaatggccattgcct ctctgggcctgacgtttctacactataagtacatcatgctccatgctgaagcctttggggatcgtcaggccttggttcaaaagatcctcctggcaattggatggtcatcatgcgtcgggacagccatgatggctacattctcg acctactattatccaataactcaccggattaatgcttgcattgcattcgggtttggcagcctttacaacctttggcagtccatactcctctacaaattgtccgaaagccgaaacttcatcagccatttcagactggcgtcctgcataatggccgtgaccttagtggtttcat tcattggaaataaggtatccgtatacacccacctgtgcgctggagatcagtgtgtaaag atcagtgaaatgacatcaaagatcatagagtggtcgatgttggtcctcattctggtgaatgtattgagctactatcagaatatgcag agtttatctataacaattacctggaaaagcttcaccatctccaagagcgagaagaaccatttataa